Proteins encoded within one genomic window of Acidovorax sp. 107:
- a CDS encoding response regulator transcription factor encodes MQLLLVEDDPTMQATLHRALTRRGMEVTAVGDGRAALSQWTALQPDAVILDLTLPGLDGLQVLQQARSRGLRTPVLILTARGTVGDRVMGLNAGADDYLPKPFDLDELEARLRALVRRSADPAVAPLAPSTVQIGAIRYDKDSGALYLNGEVMELTPRELALMHALLAQPGHAVTKERLYELVFPGQLDVQYEAIEVVVYRLRKKLAGTGLTLMTLRGLGYLLRADT; translated from the coding sequence ATGCAATTGCTCCTTGTAGAAGACGACCCCACCATGCAGGCCACGCTGCACCGCGCACTGACTCGGCGCGGCATGGAGGTGACGGCCGTGGGCGACGGGCGCGCGGCGCTCAGCCAGTGGACCGCACTGCAGCCCGATGCCGTCATCCTGGACCTGACCCTGCCTGGCCTGGACGGTCTGCAGGTGTTGCAGCAGGCCCGGTCGCGCGGCCTGCGCACCCCCGTGCTCATCCTGACAGCGCGTGGCACCGTGGGCGACCGTGTGATGGGCTTGAACGCCGGAGCCGACGACTACCTGCCCAAACCTTTTGACCTGGACGAACTGGAGGCCCGCCTGCGCGCCCTGGTACGCCGCAGCGCAGACCCCGCCGTGGCACCCCTCGCCCCCAGCACCGTGCAGATTGGCGCCATCCGTTATGACAAGGACAGCGGCGCGCTGTACCTGAACGGTGAGGTGATGGAGCTCACCCCGCGCGAGCTGGCTTTAATGCACGCATTGCTGGCCCAGCCCGGCCATGCGGTGACCAAGGAACGGCTGTATGAGTTGGTGTTTCCGGGCCAGCTGGACGTGCAATACGAAGCCATCGAGGTGGTGGTGTATCGGCTGCGCAAAAAGCTGGCAGGCACGGGCCTGACGTTGATGACGCTGCGCGGCCTGGGCTACCTGCTACGGGCAGACACATGA
- a CDS encoding tripartite tricarboxylate transporter substrate binding protein: protein MRRDTFLKSLAAMAAAGVLPVSAQTASAIKMMIPANPGGGWDTTGRALGKAMQDAGTASSVSYDNKGGAAGAIGLAQFVNASKGDPNALMVMGAVMLGGIITGKPPVGLDKVTPLARLTSEYNVFVLPANSPFKTMKDVVDQLKKDPGSVKWGGGSRGSTEHIAAAMIAREVGVDPAKINYVAFRGGGEATAAILGGNVTVGGSGYSEFSEYITAGKMRPVGVTSGTRLKGVNVPTLKEQGINVEIGNWRGVYGAPGITPEQRKALIDALAKTFKHKAWQDAMEKNGWTPAWMAGDEFANFVDAEFASMRATMAKSGMI, encoded by the coding sequence ATGCGTCGCGATACCTTTCTGAAATCACTGGCCGCCATGGCCGCTGCGGGTGTGTTGCCCGTGTCGGCCCAGACGGCGTCTGCCATCAAGATGATGATCCCTGCCAACCCGGGTGGGGGCTGGGACACCACCGGCCGTGCGTTGGGCAAGGCGATGCAGGATGCGGGCACAGCCTCGTCAGTGTCCTATGACAACAAGGGCGGCGCAGCGGGTGCGATTGGTCTGGCGCAGTTCGTCAACGCCAGCAAGGGCGACCCGAATGCACTGATGGTGATGGGCGCCGTGATGCTGGGTGGCATCATCACCGGCAAGCCCCCGGTGGGCCTGGACAAGGTCACTCCCCTGGCGCGCCTGACCAGTGAATACAACGTGTTCGTGCTGCCCGCCAACTCGCCCTTCAAGACCATGAAGGACGTGGTGGACCAGCTCAAGAAGGACCCCGGCAGTGTGAAATGGGGCGGTGGCTCGCGCGGCTCTACCGAGCACATTGCGGCGGCCATGATCGCCCGCGAAGTGGGTGTGGACCCTGCCAAGATTAACTATGTGGCGTTCCGTGGGGGCGGCGAGGCGACTGCCGCCATCTTGGGCGGCAACGTCACTGTAGGCGGCAGCGGCTACAGCGAGTTCTCCGAGTACATCACCGCCGGCAAGATGCGCCCCGTGGGTGTGACTTCGGGCACCCGTCTCAAGGGCGTGAATGTGCCCACGCTCAAGGAACAGGGCATCAACGTGGAGATCGGCAACTGGCGCGGCGTGTACGGCGCGCCGGGCATCACGCCAGAGCAGCGCAAGGCCCTGATCGATGCGCTGGCCAAGACCTTCAAGCACAAGGCCTGGCAGGACGCGATGGAAAAGAACGGCTGGACCCCTGCATGGATGGCCGGCGACGAGTTCGCCAACTTTGTGGACGCAGAGTTCGCCAGCATGCGCGCCACGATGGCCAAGTCCGGAATGATCTGA
- a CDS encoding tripartite tricarboxylate transporter TctB family protein produces the protein MTQQHSSRSKPLQTLIGVGLVVLALGLAWGASSVSSEAGYGGVGPNFFPWVVSIAILVCGVLCVVHALNGGFRELEEGSGDERAHWKGFIWVSAGLLLNALLITTLGFILSCALCFVLSVRGFKSSEGELDLRLQAWIKDSFIGIAVAAPVYWMFTQLLAINLPGLTNTGWL, from the coding sequence ATGACACAACAACATTCATCGCGCTCCAAGCCCTTGCAGACCCTCATCGGGGTGGGGTTGGTGGTGCTGGCGCTGGGCCTGGCCTGGGGGGCCAGCTCGGTTAGTTCAGAGGCCGGTTATGGCGGCGTGGGCCCCAACTTCTTTCCCTGGGTGGTCAGCATTGCCATCCTGGTCTGCGGCGTGCTGTGTGTGGTGCATGCGCTGAACGGCGGGTTTCGCGAGCTGGAAGAAGGCTCTGGCGACGAGCGGGCCCACTGGAAGGGCTTCATCTGGGTGTCGGCGGGGCTGCTGCTCAACGCCCTGCTCATCACCACGTTGGGCTTCATCCTGAGCTGTGCGTTGTGCTTCGTGCTGTCGGTGCGGGGTTTCAAAAGCTCGGAAGGTGAACTGGACCTGCGCCTGCAGGCCTGGATCAAGGATTCCTTCATCGGTATCGCGGTAGCGGCCCCGGTGTACTGGATGTTTACGCAACTGCTGGCCATCAACCTGCCCGGCCTGACCAACACGGGGTGGCTGTAA